A region of Micromonospora sp. WMMD882 DNA encodes the following proteins:
- a CDS encoding cobalamin-dependent protein (Presence of a B(12) (cobalamin)-binding domain implies dependence on cobalamin itself, in one of its several forms, or in some unusual lineages, dependence on a cobalamin-like analog.) — translation MTNVAPTADLTEVFPTYLSHLEEADEYAAVDVVTALLDRGVPAEPILLDLVAPAQAEVGELWARNEWSVAQEHAATHISDRVVAAVSAYVNPRPTRGRIVVACMDGEWHALPARLVAEVLRLRGWQVTFLGASVPAAHLVSYLQRHDAHAVALACALPMRLPHAHRMIEACRRSDVPVLVGGRGFGLDGRWAGRLGVAWAPDAPSAAELVADERTLRRVPAADLAHLADDEYAGLLRRRAELIDSALVDLRGRFPGVADYTPAQLDSTVADLGYLLDFLAAAVYVDDAALFTEFVEWLATILASRGVPVASVAHTLEHFARALRDFPRAGRFLAAGRPAVTVRR, via the coding sequence GTGACCAACGTCGCGCCGACCGCCGACCTGACCGAGGTCTTCCCGACGTACCTGTCGCACCTCGAGGAGGCCGACGAGTACGCGGCGGTCGACGTGGTGACCGCTCTGCTGGACCGGGGCGTGCCGGCCGAGCCGATCCTGCTCGACCTGGTCGCGCCGGCCCAGGCCGAGGTGGGCGAGCTGTGGGCGCGCAACGAGTGGAGCGTGGCGCAGGAGCACGCCGCCACGCACATCAGCGACCGGGTGGTGGCCGCCGTGTCGGCGTACGTCAACCCGCGGCCGACGCGCGGGCGGATCGTGGTGGCCTGCATGGACGGGGAGTGGCACGCGTTGCCGGCCCGTCTGGTGGCCGAGGTGCTGCGGTTGCGCGGCTGGCAGGTTACCTTCCTGGGGGCCAGCGTGCCCGCCGCGCACCTGGTCTCGTACCTGCAACGGCACGACGCGCACGCGGTCGCGCTGGCGTGCGCGCTGCCGATGCGGCTGCCGCACGCGCACCGCATGATCGAGGCGTGCCGGCGTTCCGACGTGCCGGTGCTGGTCGGTGGCCGGGGGTTCGGCCTCGACGGCCGCTGGGCCGGGCGACTGGGCGTGGCCTGGGCGCCCGACGCGCCGTCCGCGGCGGAGCTGGTCGCCGACGAGCGGACGCTGCGCCGGGTGCCGGCCGCCGATCTGGCGCACCTGGCCGACGACGAGTACGCCGGCCTGCTCCGGCGGCGCGCCGAGCTGATCGACTCGGCGTTGGTCGACCTGCGGGGCCGCTTCCCCGGGGTGGCCGACTACACCCCCGCCCAGCTCGATTCGACCGTCGCCGATCTCGGCTACCTCCTGGACTTCCTCGCCGCCGCCGTCTACGTCGACGACGCCGCGCTGTTCACCGAGTTCGTCGAGTGGCTGGCGACGATCCTGGCCAGTCGGGGCGTGCCGGTCGCGTCGGTGGCGCACACGCTGGAGCACTTCGCGCGGGCGCTGCGGGACTTCCCCCGCGCCGGCAGGTTCCTCGCCGCGGGTCGACCGGCGGTGACCGTACGCCGGTAG
- a CDS encoding NAD(P)/FAD-dependent oxidoreductase yields MTTPRVLIVGAGFAGYHAAKNLARLARGRAEIVLLNSTDYFLYLPLLPEVAAGVVEPKRVSVPLTGTLDGVRVVIGEADRVDLQNRWVGFTQAEGDRGRLAYDRLVLAVGSVNKLLPIPGVTEYAHGFRGLPEALYLHDHVIRQIERAEQATDPAEQQARSTFVVVGAGYTGTEVAAHGQLFTDELAAQRPRLTVRPRWLLLDVAPRVLPELDRRMSETAQRVLDRRGVDVRMGTSVAEATADGVTLTDGDHVPTCTLVWCVGVRPDPFVAELGLRTEKGRLVVDEYLTVPGFPEVYACGDAAAVPDLTRPGGICAMTAQHAQRQGKLVAHNIAASYGQGRRKPYRHHDLGWVVDLGGRDAAANPLKVSLAGLPAKVVTRGYHLLAMPGNRARVSADWLLDAALPRPAVQLGLVPANAVPLESASPEIPTRHSSTV; encoded by the coding sequence ATGACCACACCTCGTGTGCTGATCGTGGGCGCCGGTTTCGCCGGGTACCACGCGGCGAAGAACCTGGCCCGACTGGCCCGTGGCCGGGCCGAGATCGTGCTGCTGAACTCGACCGACTACTTCCTCTACCTGCCGCTGCTGCCCGAGGTGGCGGCCGGGGTGGTGGAGCCGAAACGGGTCTCCGTGCCGCTCACCGGCACCCTCGACGGCGTACGGGTGGTGATCGGCGAAGCCGACCGGGTGGACCTGCAGAACCGCTGGGTCGGCTTCACCCAGGCGGAGGGGGACCGCGGCCGGCTGGCGTACGACCGGCTGGTCCTCGCCGTGGGCAGCGTCAACAAGCTGCTGCCCATCCCCGGCGTCACCGAGTACGCCCACGGCTTCCGTGGCCTGCCCGAGGCGCTCTACCTGCACGACCACGTGATCCGGCAGATCGAACGGGCCGAACAGGCCACCGACCCGGCCGAGCAGCAGGCCCGGTCGACGTTCGTCGTGGTGGGCGCCGGCTACACCGGCACCGAGGTGGCCGCGCACGGCCAGTTGTTCACCGACGAGCTGGCCGCCCAGCGCCCCCGGCTGACCGTCCGACCCCGGTGGCTGCTGCTCGACGTCGCCCCCCGGGTGCTGCCCGAGCTGGACCGGCGGATGTCCGAGACGGCCCAACGGGTGCTCGACCGGCGGGGCGTCGACGTCCGGATGGGCACCTCGGTCGCCGAGGCCACCGCCGACGGGGTGACGCTCACCGACGGCGACCACGTGCCCACCTGCACGCTGGTCTGGTGCGTCGGGGTACGCCCCGACCCGTTCGTGGCCGAGCTGGGGCTGCGCACCGAGAAGGGCCGGCTGGTCGTCGACGAGTACCTGACCGTCCCCGGGTTCCCCGAGGTGTACGCCTGCGGCGACGCCGCCGCCGTGCCCGACCTGACCCGACCCGGAGGCATCTGCGCGATGACCGCCCAGCACGCCCAACGCCAGGGCAAGCTGGTGGCGCACAACATCGCCGCGTCGTACGGGCAGGGTCGGCGCAAGCCGTACCGGCACCACGACCTGGGTTGGGTGGTCGACCTCGGCGGCCGGGACGCGGCGGCGAACCCGTTGAAGGTCTCGCTGGCCGGGCTGCCCGCCAAGGTGGTGACCCGGGGCTACCACCTGCTCGCCATGCCCGGCAACCGGGCCCGGGTGAGCGCGGACTGGCTGCTCGACGCGGCGCTGCCCCGCCCGGCCGTGCAGCTCGGCCTGGTGCCCGCCAACGCGGTGCCGCTGGAGAGCGCCTCCCCGGAGATCCCGACCCGGCACTCCTCCACGGTGTGA
- a CDS encoding TerC family protein: MSDMSYLSAAGLSSVGSPTLWAVTIAGVLALLVLDFLVTRRPHEVSMKEALGWSAFYVALPLAFGAWVWARFGSQQGVEYLTGYLVEKSLSVDNLFVFMLLLAAFAVPTVLAQRVLLFGITGALVLRAVFIALGAAALQTLDFAFLLFAIILILTAVKLLRDALSGHEQEVDISKMRSVRLLRKIMPVTNEYHGTRMVIREHGRRTLTPLALVVVAVLATDVVFAVDSVPAVYGITEDPYLVFATNAFALLGLRALYFVLHAALSRLVHLSYGLAFILAFIGVKLGLHWAHGIWTGVPEIPTLVSLGVIIGVLLVVTLTSLRATRRTGPGEREVVTDRT; encoded by the coding sequence ATGAGCGATATGTCGTACCTTTCCGCTGCCGGTCTGTCCTCGGTCGGCTCGCCCACCCTGTGGGCGGTCACCATCGCCGGCGTGCTCGCCCTGCTGGTGCTCGACTTCCTGGTCACCCGTCGCCCGCACGAGGTGTCGATGAAGGAGGCGCTCGGCTGGTCGGCGTTCTACGTCGCCCTCCCGCTCGCCTTCGGCGCCTGGGTCTGGGCCCGGTTCGGCTCTCAGCAGGGCGTCGAGTACCTCACCGGTTACCTGGTCGAGAAGTCCCTCTCGGTGGACAACCTCTTCGTCTTCATGCTGCTGCTGGCCGCGTTCGCGGTGCCGACGGTGCTGGCCCAGCGGGTGCTGCTGTTCGGCATCACCGGGGCGTTGGTGCTGCGGGCGGTTTTCATCGCCCTCGGCGCGGCGGCCCTGCAGACCCTCGACTTCGCCTTCCTGCTGTTCGCGATCATCCTGATCCTCACCGCGGTCAAGCTGCTCCGCGACGCGCTCTCCGGCCACGAGCAGGAGGTGGACATCTCGAAGATGCGCTCGGTGCGGCTGCTGCGGAAGATCATGCCGGTCACCAACGAGTACCACGGCACCCGCATGGTCATCCGGGAGCACGGCCGGCGGACCCTCACCCCGCTGGCGCTGGTCGTGGTCGCCGTACTCGCCACCGACGTGGTCTTCGCCGTCGACTCGGTGCCCGCCGTCTACGGCATCACCGAGGACCCGTACCTCGTCTTCGCCACCAACGCGTTCGCGCTGCTGGGCCTGCGCGCCCTCTACTTCGTGCTGCACGCCGCGCTCAGCCGGCTCGTGCACCTCAGCTACGGCCTGGCGTTCATCCTGGCCTTCATCGGCGTGAAGCTCGGCCTGCACTGGGCGCACGGCATCTGGACGGGCGTGCCGGAGATCCCGACGCTCGTCTCGCTCGGCGTGATCATCGGGGTGCTGCTGGTGGTGACCCTGACCAGCCTGCGGGCCACCCGCCGGACCGGGCCGGGCGAACGCGAAGTGGTCACCGACCGGACCTGA
- a CDS encoding STAS domain-containing protein, producing MSIDESDALTPLVTVRGDLDFTTAAPLRAALDRLLATRPPAIVLDFGGLLFIDSTGLAVIVHAWREGHQSGTLIRLRDTPRFLDTILDITGVNGLLSRPPRDERHDRPAATA from the coding sequence TTGTCGATCGATGAATCCGACGCTCTGACACCCCTGGTCACCGTGCGGGGCGACCTCGACTTCACCACCGCCGCGCCGCTGCGCGCCGCGCTCGACCGGCTGCTCGCCACCCGACCGCCGGCCATCGTGCTGGACTTCGGGGGCCTGCTCTTCATCGACAGCACCGGCCTGGCGGTCATCGTGCACGCCTGGCGCGAGGGCCACCAGAGCGGCACCCTGATCCGGCTCCGCGACACCCCCCGTTTCCTGGACACCATCCTCGACATCACCGGGGTCAACGGCCTGCTCTCCCGCCCGCCGCGGGACGAACGCCACGACCGGCCCGCCGCCACCGCCTAG
- a CDS encoding STAS domain-containing protein, translated as MPRQLLTIEVNRVSARHARLRLTGEIDFDTAPDLVRAAGRALAEGYDDLTVDLAGVTLCDSSGLSAFLVIHRSGVRSVRLVGINDRVQQLLARTGLAELLTTARTVDRPADDEAREVG; from the coding sequence ATGCCACGTCAGTTGTTGACCATCGAGGTGAACCGGGTCTCGGCCCGGCACGCCCGGCTGCGGCTGACGGGCGAGATCGACTTCGACACCGCGCCGGACCTCGTCCGGGCGGCCGGCCGGGCCCTGGCCGAGGGGTACGACGACCTCACGGTCGACCTCGCCGGCGTCACCCTCTGTGACTCCTCGGGGCTGAGCGCGTTCCTGGTCATCCACCGTAGCGGCGTCCGTTCCGTCCGACTCGTCGGCATCAACGACCGGGTCCAGCAGTTGCTGGCGCGCACCGGGCTGGCCGAGCTGCTGACCACCGCCCGCACCGTCGACCGTCCCGCCGACGACGAGGCCCGCGAGGTCGGCTGA
- a CDS encoding glycosyltransferase has translation MQAPDVSVVVPVYNTMPYLRACLASLLGQSIGHRRMEIVAVDDGSTDGGGRLLDQLAARHPDTLRVVHQANSGGPATPCNRGLDLATGRYVFFVGSDDLLGAQALERLVDAADRWGSDVVLGRAVGVNSRHMFQEIFAETRADVDLFDSALPWALANIKLFRRELVERHRLRFHEDMPVLSDQPFTLEACYRARRISVLADYDYYHAVRRLDARNITYRSRVEQRLRCVELLVDRVAELIPAGKQREAVLRRHFGLEVAHLVADDFLRLDRPVQEEVYAVVRRLVERHLTEDLRDQLGIETRLRLAAVGAGLDDLLAVIGQDAERGVPPTVLAGDRWYAGYPVSGRPAWTDVTGDRADWLARLDAVTVTWQGARSLTITARSPHPTLGRTVGGPVRLRAGEVEGATLDITTDERGSLVRVRFRVDDLLAASAASGQRHPLRTVVDGPVGSGTAPLRAPALPAARPRIRRHGARLYGVTTGRDARTGQLVVAVAPVTAARLAARLRRRGR, from the coding sequence GTGCAGGCACCCGACGTCAGCGTCGTCGTCCCGGTCTACAACACCATGCCGTACCTGCGGGCCTGTCTGGCGTCGCTGCTCGGCCAGAGCATCGGCCACCGGCGGATGGAGATCGTCGCGGTCGACGACGGCTCCACCGACGGCGGCGGCCGACTGCTGGACCAGCTCGCCGCCCGGCACCCGGACACGCTGCGGGTGGTCCACCAGGCCAACTCGGGCGGACCGGCGACGCCCTGCAACCGTGGCCTGGACCTGGCGACCGGCCGGTACGTGTTCTTCGTCGGCTCCGACGACCTGCTCGGCGCGCAGGCCCTGGAGCGGCTGGTCGACGCGGCCGACCGGTGGGGCTCGGACGTGGTGCTCGGCCGGGCGGTGGGCGTCAACAGCCGGCACATGTTCCAGGAGATCTTCGCCGAGACCCGCGCCGACGTGGACCTGTTCGACTCCGCGCTGCCCTGGGCGCTGGCGAACATCAAACTGTTCCGGCGGGAGCTGGTCGAACGGCACCGGCTGCGCTTCCACGAGGACATGCCGGTCCTCAGCGACCAGCCGTTCACCCTGGAGGCGTGTTACCGGGCCCGCCGGATATCGGTGCTCGCCGACTACGACTACTACCACGCGGTCCGCCGGCTGGACGCCCGCAACATCACCTACCGAAGCCGGGTCGAGCAGCGGCTGCGCTGCGTGGAGCTGCTGGTGGACCGGGTCGCCGAGCTGATCCCCGCCGGCAAGCAGCGGGAGGCGGTGCTGCGCCGGCACTTCGGCCTGGAGGTGGCCCACCTGGTCGCCGACGACTTCCTCCGGCTGGACCGGCCCGTTCAGGAGGAGGTGTACGCGGTGGTGCGGCGACTGGTCGAGCGGCACCTCACCGAGGACCTGCGCGACCAGCTCGGCATCGAGACCCGGTTGCGGCTGGCCGCCGTCGGCGCGGGGCTGGACGATCTGCTGGCGGTGATCGGCCAGGACGCCGAACGGGGGGTGCCGCCGACCGTGCTGGCCGGGGACCGCTGGTACGCCGGTTACCCGGTGTCCGGCCGACCGGCCTGGACCGACGTCACCGGGGACCGCGCCGACTGGCTGGCCCGCCTCGACGCGGTCACCGTCACCTGGCAGGGCGCCCGCAGTCTGACGATCACCGCCCGCAGCCCGCACCCGACGCTGGGCCGGACCGTCGGTGGTCCGGTGCGCCTGCGCGCCGGCGAGGTCGAGGGCGCCACCCTGGACATCACCACCGACGAACGGGGCAGCCTGGTACGGGTCCGGTTCCGGGTGGACGACCTGCTCGCCGCCAGCGCCGCCTCGGGGCAGCGGCATCCGCTGCGGACCGTGGTGGACGGGCCGGTCGGGTCGGGCACGGCCCCGCTGCGCGCCCCGGCGCTGCCCGCGGCCCGCCCCCGGATCCGGCGGCACGGCGCCCGCCTCTACGGGGTGACCACCGGGCGGGACGCCCGGACCGGGCAGCTCGTGGTGGCGGTGGCGCCGGTCACCGCCGCCCGGCTGGCCGCCCGGCTGCGCCGCCGGGGCCGGTAG
- a CDS encoding SLC13 family permease, with protein MTPYPDPPPARGPRSWWGRLAALDRIAVGLALTGAVCVLTGLLPRAEAEATLGRIVPLLLFLGTIVALAELAALAGVFDVLAARAARAARGSYPTLFLLCVLFATVTTVTFNLDTTAVLLTPVLIALARTVAVSPLPLAVTTVWLANTASLLLPVSNLTTILAIDRIGLDPLPYVARMAGPQLVAVVVTGAALWWWYWRPARPADGRFAVPTPRRPPDLVRYRIALSGCLLFVVGVLAGAPVGLASGVAAGVLVVGFAVRDRAALRPGLVPWRLLVFVTGLFLVVRTAGWWGLDALTGTLVGADPGTEGVLRAATVGLVSANTVNNLPAYLVAEAVIPAGHHDQLLALLIGVNVGPLVTPWASLATLIWYERCRSAGVRVPWGRLAVTGAALAVTGVAATVGTLLLLG; from the coding sequence GTGACCCCGTACCCGGATCCGCCGCCCGCCCGCGGGCCGCGGTCGTGGTGGGGCCGGCTGGCGGCGCTGGACCGGATCGCGGTCGGGCTGGCCCTGACCGGGGCGGTCTGCGTGCTGACCGGACTGCTCCCCCGGGCCGAGGCCGAGGCCACCCTGGGCCGGATCGTCCCGCTGCTGCTCTTCCTGGGCACCATCGTGGCGCTGGCCGAGCTGGCCGCGCTGGCCGGGGTCTTCGACGTCCTCGCCGCCCGGGCCGCCCGCGCCGCCCGGGGCAGTTACCCGACGCTGTTCCTGCTCTGCGTGCTGTTCGCCACGGTCACCACGGTCACGTTTAACCTGGACACCACGGCGGTGCTGCTCACCCCGGTCCTGATCGCCCTGGCCCGGACGGTGGCGGTGAGCCCGCTGCCGCTGGCGGTGACCACGGTCTGGCTGGCGAACACGGCGAGCCTGCTGCTTCCCGTGTCGAACCTGACCACCATCCTGGCGATCGACCGGATCGGGCTGGACCCGCTGCCGTACGTCGCACGGATGGCCGGACCGCAGCTCGTCGCGGTCGTCGTCACCGGCGCGGCGCTCTGGTGGTGGTACTGGCGGCCGGCCCGGCCGGCGGACGGCCGGTTCGCGGTGCCCACGCCACGCCGGCCGCCGGACCTGGTCCGCTACCGGATCGCGCTCAGCGGCTGCCTGCTCTTCGTGGTGGGCGTCCTCGCCGGGGCGCCGGTCGGGCTGGCCTCCGGCGTGGCCGCCGGGGTGCTGGTGGTCGGGTTCGCCGTCCGGGACCGGGCCGCGTTACGCCCGGGGTTGGTGCCGTGGCGGCTGCTGGTCTTCGTCACCGGGCTCTTCCTGGTGGTGCGCACCGCCGGCTGGTGGGGGCTGGACGCGTTGACCGGGACGTTGGTCGGCGCCGACCCGGGCACGGAGGGCGTGCTGCGGGCGGCCACGGTCGGTCTGGTCTCCGCGAACACGGTCAACAACCTGCCGGCGTACCTGGTCGCGGAGGCGGTGATCCCCGCCGGTCACCACGACCAGCTCCTCGCCCTGCTGATCGGCGTCAACGTCGGTCCGTTGGTCACCCCGTGGGCGTCCCTGGCCACCCTGATCTGGTACGAGCGGTGCCGCTCCGCCGGGGTACGCGTCCCGTGGGGGCGGTTGGCGGTGACGGGGGCGGCGCTGGCGGTCACCGGCGTGGCCGCCACCGTCGGCACGCTCCTGCTCCTCGGTTGA
- a CDS encoding fused MFS/spermidine synthase yields MDRTADGPTLVVDPARRTGRTLLAAGVEQSYVDVADPTHLRFEYVRRMAALLDLAAPPGAPLRALHLGGGALTLPRYLAATRPGSPQHVVERDAALLDLVTRELPPPPGIRLEVADARAALTGPPAGGYDVVLADVYSGARMPTHVRSVEFAAAVARVLAPDGLYLVNLTDLPPLVFSRAQTATLGVVFADVCLVADRRMLGGRRYGNLVLAAARRPDRLPVRPLAARVARDPLPGVVLHGPTLVGFTGGAAPTTDADLGVG; encoded by the coding sequence ATGGACAGGACGGCCGACGGCCCGACGCTGGTGGTCGACCCGGCCCGCCGGACCGGGCGCACCCTGCTCGCGGCCGGCGTCGAGCAGTCCTACGTGGACGTCGCCGACCCGACCCACCTACGGTTCGAGTACGTCCGGCGGATGGCGGCGCTGCTCGACCTGGCCGCGCCGCCCGGCGCGCCGCTGCGGGCGCTGCACCTCGGCGGCGGCGCGCTGACCCTGCCCCGCTACCTGGCCGCCACCCGGCCCGGGTCGCCGCAGCACGTGGTGGAACGCGACGCCGCCCTGCTGGACCTGGTGACGCGGGAGCTGCCCCCACCGCCGGGGATCCGGCTGGAGGTGGCCGACGCGCGGGCGGCGCTGACCGGCCCGCCGGCCGGCGGGTACGACGTGGTGCTCGCCGACGTCTACTCCGGCGCGCGGATGCCGACGCACGTACGCAGCGTCGAGTTCGCCGCGGCGGTGGCCCGCGTCCTCGCCCCGGACGGGCTCTACCTGGTCAACCTGACCGACCTGCCACCGTTGGTCTTCTCCCGGGCGCAGACGGCCACCCTGGGCGTGGTCTTCGCCGACGTCTGCCTGGTCGCCGACCGGCGGATGCTCGGCGGCCGGCGGTACGGCAACCTGGTGCTGGCCGCCGCGCGCCGACCCGACCGGCTGCCGGTCCGCCCGCTCGCCGCCCGGGTGGCCCGGGATCCGCTGCCCGGCGTGGTGCTGCACGGCCCCACCCTGGTCGGCTTCACCGGCGGCGCCGCCCCCACCACCGACGCCGACCTGGGCGTCGGCTGA
- a CDS encoding CaiB/BaiF CoA-transferase family protein, translating to MAEGDAPSGARPGVGPLAGVRVVELAGIGPGPFAAMMLADLGADVVRVDRAADVRPEAFGAPHPDLLNRGRRSIAVDLKSADGRDVARTLVGSADVLVEGFRPGVTERLGVGPAECLAANPRLVYGRMTGWGQDGPNAPYAGHDIDYLALTGALHGIGRAGAGPVPPLNLLGDFGGGGMLLALGIVSALYAVRGGARGQVVDAAVVDGVAVLSTQIHALRRMGMWQDPRGVNLLDGGAPFYDTYACADGRYVAVGALEERFYAELVRRTGFPLPPDEALDRDDPANWPALRRAWARLFRTRTRDEWTALVGDSDACLAPVLDWAEAPTHPHLAAREVFVSHAGATQPAPAPRFSGTPTALRRPPPHPGEHTDEVLAELGYPPERIRALRASAATA from the coding sequence ATGGCAGAGGGAGACGCGCCCTCCGGCGCCCGCCCGGGCGTCGGCCCGCTGGCCGGGGTGCGGGTGGTGGAGCTGGCCGGCATCGGGCCCGGCCCGTTCGCCGCGATGATGCTCGCCGACCTGGGCGCGGACGTCGTCCGGGTGGACCGCGCCGCCGACGTGCGCCCGGAGGCGTTCGGCGCGCCCCACCCGGACCTGCTCAACCGGGGCCGCCGGTCGATCGCGGTGGACCTGAAGAGCGCCGACGGGCGGGACGTGGCGCGCACGCTGGTCGGCAGCGCCGACGTCCTCGTCGAGGGCTTCCGGCCGGGGGTGACCGAACGGTTGGGCGTCGGTCCCGCCGAGTGCCTCGCGGCGAACCCCCGGCTGGTCTACGGCCGGATGACCGGGTGGGGGCAGGACGGGCCGAACGCCCCGTACGCCGGACACGACATCGACTACCTGGCGCTGACCGGCGCGCTGCACGGCATCGGGCGGGCCGGGGCGGGCCCGGTGCCGCCGCTCAACCTGCTCGGTGACTTCGGCGGCGGTGGGATGCTGCTGGCCCTGGGCATCGTCTCCGCGTTGTACGCCGTCCGGGGCGGCGCGCGGGGGCAGGTGGTCGACGCGGCGGTCGTGGACGGCGTGGCCGTGTTGAGCACGCAGATCCACGCGCTGCGGCGGATGGGGATGTGGCAGGACCCGCGCGGGGTGAACCTGCTCGACGGCGGCGCGCCCTTCTACGACACGTACGCGTGCGCCGACGGACGGTACGTGGCGGTCGGCGCGCTCGAGGAGCGGTTCTACGCCGAGCTGGTCCGGCGTACCGGATTCCCGCTCCCCCCGGACGAGGCGTTGGACCGTGACGACCCGGCGAACTGGCCGGCGTTGCGGCGGGCCTGGGCCCGGCTGTTCCGCACCCGGACCAGGGACGAGTGGACGGCCCTGGTCGGCGACTCGGACGCCTGCCTGGCCCCGGTGCTGGACTGGGCGGAGGCGCCCACGCATCCGCACCTGGCCGCCCGGGAGGTCTTCGTGAGCCACGCGGGCGCGACCCAGCCGGCGCCGGCGCCCCGGTTCTCCGGCACCCCGACGGCGCTGCGTCGCCCGCCGCCGCACCCCGGCGAGCACACCGACGAGGTCCTCGCGGAGCTCGGCTACCCGCCCGAGCGGATCCGCGCCCTGCGGGCGAGCGCCGCCACCGCCTGA
- a CDS encoding SpoIIE family protein phosphatase, translating to MTAADVREWDPGDGRISTPNATRPPAWSADAPPRPAQPLPPLAPDRAPIGPDWSEVVEHFREGFVVCDADGVVRHLSPVAERLLPEVTLGELLAASGVAGLGTSPDPVDLGHHGRRLRVRRVPLSRRRCCWYVEDVTESVSRADALLAERARSAFLAATGEKLGNPLHPDRAATATVRLAVPTLGDVAVLVVAPRVGRVRWWRAVRVDDDMPSVDSGVLGVPDLPPAIEEGLAGTEPHAVDWLVDQAAEAGWLPGLALPDVCARLVPLPGRGTPAGVLFVARRATRPYDEADVGLLHAFASRAGAALTSAGLYRDQAEVADTLQASLLPVEPTEVAGLQWGTAYRPAQAGLRIGGDFYGSHPLPDGGSLFYLGDVSGKGVEAAVFTGQLRQCLQALHRVEYRPARLLRLLNDALLETTLANGQGRFATMVLGVVRPQRDGSLSLTMAGGGHLPPLVLRASGEVEPVALSGMLIGVVPDPRVGEVTVRLAPGETCLLYSDGVTEARGGRRGDELFGVDRLVHAIGGCHRMPAPALAERIEQVTGDWLAHGDHDDIAVLALRAVGAVARGPRHLHAVPELAPATAAPQPSGAGHRDPRTPRS from the coding sequence GTGACTGCTGCCGACGTCAGGGAATGGGACCCGGGCGACGGACGGATCTCCACGCCGAATGCCACCCGGCCTCCGGCGTGGTCCGCCGACGCCCCGCCCCGCCCTGCGCAGCCCCTGCCGCCCCTGGCTCCGGACCGCGCCCCGATCGGGCCCGACTGGTCCGAGGTCGTCGAGCACTTCCGGGAGGGCTTCGTCGTCTGCGACGCCGACGGCGTGGTGCGGCACCTGAGCCCCGTCGCCGAGCGGCTGCTCCCCGAGGTCACCCTGGGCGAGCTGCTGGCCGCCTCCGGCGTGGCCGGCCTCGGCACGTCGCCCGACCCGGTCGATCTCGGTCACCACGGCCGCCGGCTGCGGGTCCGCCGGGTGCCGCTGTCCCGGCGCCGGTGCTGCTGGTACGTCGAGGACGTCACCGAGAGCGTCAGCCGGGCGGACGCCCTGCTCGCCGAGCGGGCCCGCTCGGCGTTCCTGGCCGCCACCGGCGAGAAGCTGGGCAACCCGCTGCACCCGGACCGGGCGGCCACGGCCACCGTCCGGTTGGCGGTGCCCACGCTGGGCGACGTGGCCGTGCTGGTGGTCGCCCCGCGCGTCGGCCGGGTCCGCTGGTGGCGGGCGGTCCGGGTGGACGACGACATGCCCTCGGTCGACAGCGGCGTGCTCGGCGTCCCCGACCTGCCGCCCGCGATCGAGGAGGGGCTGGCCGGGACCGAGCCGCACGCGGTGGACTGGCTGGTCGACCAGGCCGCCGAGGCGGGCTGGCTGCCCGGGTTGGCCCTGCCCGACGTCTGCGCCCGGCTCGTGCCGTTGCCCGGTCGGGGCACGCCCGCCGGGGTGCTGTTCGTGGCCCGCCGGGCGACCCGCCCGTACGACGAGGCCGACGTGGGGCTGCTCCACGCGTTCGCCTCCCGGGCCGGCGCGGCGCTCACCTCCGCCGGGCTCTACCGCGACCAGGCCGAGGTCGCCGACACCCTCCAGGCCAGTCTGCTGCCGGTCGAGCCGACCGAGGTGGCCGGGTTGCAGTGGGGCACCGCCTACCGCCCGGCCCAGGCGGGGCTGCGCATCGGCGGCGACTTCTACGGCTCGCACCCGCTGCCCGACGGCGGCTCCCTGTTCTACCTCGGCGACGTCTCCGGCAAGGGCGTCGAGGCGGCGGTGTTCACCGGTCAGCTCCGCCAGTGCCTCCAGGCGCTGCACCGGGTCGAGTACCGACCGGCCCGGCTGTTGCGACTGCTCAACGACGCGCTGCTGGAGACCACGCTGGCCAACGGCCAGGGCCGCTTCGCGACGATGGTGCTCGGCGTGGTCCGGCCCCAGCGCGACGGCAGCCTTTCGCTCACCATGGCCGGTGGTGGCCACCTGCCGCCGCTGGTGCTGCGGGCCTCCGGCGAGGTGGAGCCGGTGGCGCTCAGCGGCATGCTGATCGGCGTGGTGCCGGATCCTCGCGTCGGCGAGGTGACGGTACGGCTCGCCCCGGGCGAGACCTGCCTGCTCTACAGCGACGGGGTCACCGAGGCCCGGGGCGGCCGGCGCGGCGACGAGCTGTTCGGGGTGGACCGGCTGGTCCACGCGATCGGCGGCTGCCACCGGATGCCCGCGCCGGCCCTGGCCGAGCGGATCGAGCAGGTGACCGGCGACTGGCTGGCGCACGGCGACCACGACGACATCGCGGTGCTGGCGCTGCGCGCGGTCGGCGCGGTCGCCCGGGGCCCCCGGCACCTGCACGCGGTTCCCGAGCTGGCCCCCGCCACCGCGGCTCCGCAGCCGTCCGGCGCGGGCCACCGGGACCCGAGGACGCCGCGATCGTGA